From a region of the bacterium genome:
- a CDS encoding aldolase/citrate lyase family protein, with the protein MTKNGAKARLREGGTVVGTMVSEMLTEEVAYILAAAGFDFFVVDTEHGSANTESLQRICRGARSAGIAPLVRVTEITYALVARTLDIGALGLMVPHVETADDARQIVRFAKYPPVGERGFGLRAGATDYSGASVPDAIAWSNAETMIMAQVESRRTLDQLDEIAAVPGIDVLLIGPTDLSISLGVPGQMLHPTMQEAYRHVVDVAKRRGVAAGIHPSDVKVVQYGRDLGMRLLMFANDARLLLGAGRQAVEALRPPQ; encoded by the coding sequence ATGACCAAGAACGGCGCCAAGGCGCGACTTCGCGAGGGGGGAACCGTCGTCGGCACGATGGTCTCGGAGATGCTGACCGAGGAGGTGGCCTACATCCTGGCCGCGGCGGGATTCGACTTCTTCGTGGTGGATACCGAGCACGGCTCCGCGAACACGGAAAGCCTCCAGCGGATCTGCCGGGGCGCGCGTAGCGCCGGAATCGCCCCACTCGTTCGGGTGACGGAGATCACGTACGCCCTCGTCGCCCGCACCCTGGATATCGGCGCGCTGGGCCTCATGGTGCCGCACGTCGAAACGGCGGACGATGCCAGGCAGATCGTGCGCTTCGCAAAGTACCCGCCCGTGGGGGAACGCGGGTTTGGCCTCCGGGCAGGTGCCACCGACTACTCCGGGGCGTCGGTACCGGACGCGATCGCATGGTCCAACGCGGAGACGATGATCATGGCGCAGGTGGAGAGCCGCCGGACCCTCGATCAACTGGATGAGATCGCCGCGGTGCCCGGGATCGATGTCCTCCTGATCGGGCCGACCGACCTGAGCATCTCGCTCGGGGTCCCGGGCCAGATGCTCCATCCGACGATGCAGGAGGCCTACCGTCACGTCGTGGACGTGGCCAAGCGCCGCGGTGTCGCGGCGGGGATCCACCCGTCGGATGTCAAGGTGGTCCAATACGGTCGCGATCTCGGCATGCGGTTGCTGATGTTCGCCAACGATGCCCGCCTGCTGCTCGGCGCAGGCCGCCAGGCGGTGGAGGCGCTCCGCCCTCCCCAGTAG
- a CDS encoding NAD(P)-dependent oxidoreductase: LLPMRRFRGQTMGLVAFGHIARMVAERAKGFGFQPVAFDPYVEAPAMAKLGVEKVNSLEALLARSDVVSVHTPLTKETEGLIGRAQFAAIKPGAILVNTSRGKVVDEEALIEALRSGRLAGAGLDVLWTEPPAKDNPLLKMENIVLTPHYASTTIEAIDDLAQKVSRQIVQYLRGEWPTYLANRTVKDQAGCRLTAARAAR, translated from the coding sequence CTCTTGCCGATGCGGCGCTTCCGGGGACAGACCATGGGGCTCGTGGCATTCGGCCATATTGCCCGTATGGTCGCGGAGCGCGCGAAGGGGTTTGGCTTCCAGCCGGTCGCGTTCGATCCGTACGTGGAGGCCCCGGCGATGGCGAAGTTGGGGGTCGAAAAGGTCAACAGCCTGGAGGCGCTCCTGGCGCGCAGCGATGTCGTGTCGGTGCACACGCCGCTCACCAAAGAGACGGAGGGGCTGATCGGGAGGGCACAGTTTGCGGCGATCAAGCCGGGGGCGATTCTGGTCAATACCTCGCGGGGAAAGGTCGTCGACGAGGAGGCATTGATCGAGGCCCTCCGCTCGGGCCGGCTCGCCGGCGCCGGCCTCGATGTCCTCTGGACCGAGCCGCCGGCCAAAGACAACCCGCTGCTCAAGATGGAGAACATTGTGCTGACTCCGCACTACGCCTCGACCACGATCGAGGCGATCGACGACCTGGCCCAAAAAGTCAGCCGGCAGATTGTGCAGTACCTTCGGGGCGAGTGGCCGACGTATCTGGCGAACCGGACGGTGAAGGATCAAGCCGGGTGCCGCCTCACCGCCGCCCGGGCCGCCCGGTGA